The Celeribacter marinus genome window below encodes:
- the meaB gene encoding methylmalonyl Co-A mutase-associated GTPase MeaB, producing the protein MDPKELAQQVIDGNRRALARAITLVESARADHREQAIILMDALKASNRVALRVGLSGTPGVGKSTFIETFGMMLIREGLKVAVLAVDPSSSRSGGSILGDKTRMELLSREPHAFIRPSPSQLELGGVARRTREAVSLCEAAGYDIILIETVGVGQSETVVSQMSDLFLLLLAPAGGDELQGVKRGIMEIADMILVNKADGDLKAAANRTCADYAGALRLIRKRSYDPEGYPKAMTVSALQDNGLTEAWTDMQTLIDWRRAHGHFDARRARQAEYWFAQEIRFGLLGQLDREPLKSMIAQLAGQVASGDITPSHAAHDVLTALREG; encoded by the coding sequence ATGGACCCCAAAGAACTGGCCCAACAGGTCATAGATGGCAATCGCCGCGCCCTCGCACGCGCTATCACACTTGTGGAAAGTGCGCGCGCCGATCACCGCGAACAGGCAATCATACTGATGGACGCGCTTAAGGCGTCAAACCGCGTGGCCCTGCGCGTGGGTCTTTCGGGTACACCTGGGGTGGGCAAATCCACCTTTATCGAGACCTTTGGCATGATGCTGATCCGCGAGGGGCTCAAGGTGGCCGTGCTTGCCGTCGATCCATCATCGTCACGCTCTGGTGGGTCGATCTTGGGTGATAAAACCCGCATGGAGCTTTTGAGCCGCGAACCCCACGCGTTTATTCGCCCCTCTCCCTCGCAATTGGAGCTGGGCGGCGTGGCGCGGCGCACCCGCGAGGCCGTGAGCCTGTGCGAGGCGGCGGGATACGACATTATCTTGATCGAGACGGTTGGCGTGGGCCAATCCGAAACCGTAGTGTCGCAAATGTCCGATCTGTTCCTTTTGCTGCTTGCCCCCGCGGGCGGCGACGAGTTGCAAGGCGTCAAGCGCGGCATCATGGAAATCGCGGATATGATTTTGGTCAACAAGGCGGACGGCGATCTCAAAGCGGCAGCCAACCGCACCTGTGCCGATTACGCCGGTGCGCTGCGCCTGATCCGCAAGCGGTCGTATGATCCAGAGGGCTACCCAAAGGCGATGACTGTCTCGGCCTTGCAAGACAATGGATTGACTGAGGCATGGACGGATATGCAAACCTTGATCGACTGGCGGCGCGCGCATGGCCATTTCGATGCGCGCCGCGCACGCCAAGCCGAATACTGGTTTGCCCAAGAAATCCGGTTTGGCCTTTTGGGACAGCTTGACCGCGAACCGCTCAAATCCATGATCGCACAGCTTGCGGGACAGGTCGCCTCGGGCGACATCACACCAAGCCATGCGGCACATGATGTATTGACGGCATTGCGTGAGGGGTGA